The Methylococcus sp. Mc7 genomic sequence CCGCATATAGGAGATCGGGGCGTACCCCTCGTCCTCGAAGCTCACCATTTCCCAGGCGTCGCGCGCCTTCAGGAGTTCGCGCAGCAGGTGATTGTTGAGCCCGTGGCCGGACTTGTAGCCGGTGAACGAGCCGATCAGGCTGTGACCCAGGAGATAGAGATCGCCGATGGCGTCGAGGATCTTGTGCTTGACGAACTCGTCGCCGCTGCGCAGGCCGTCCTCGTTGAGCACCCGGAATTTGTCCACGACGATGGCATTGTCCATGGAACCGCCCAGGGCCAGGCGGTTCTTGCGCAGCATTTCGATGTCGCGCATGAAGCCGAAGGTGCGGGCGCGGGCGATCTCCTTGACGAAACTGGTCGAGGAAAACTCGATGCTGGCGGTCTGCGAGTCCTTGTCGAAAACCGGATGGTCGAAATCGATGGTGAACGTCACCTTGAAGCCGTCATGGGGCTCGAACCGGGCCCATTTGTCGCCGTCCTCGACCTGGAGCGGCCGCTTGATGCGGATGAACCGCTTCGACGCTTCCTGTTCCTGCACGCCGGCGGACTGGATCAGGAAAACGAAGGGGCCGGCGCTGCCGTCCATGATCGGCACTTCCGGCGCGCTGACGTCGACGTAGGCATTGTCGATCCCCAGGCCCGCGAAAGCGGAAAGCAGATGTTCCACCGTGGAGATGCG encodes the following:
- the lpxC gene encoding UDP-3-O-acyl-N-acetylglucosamine deacetylase; this translates as MIKQRTLKNVIRATGVGLHTGEKVYLTLRPAAPNSGIKFRRVDLAEPVVIDARPDNVGDTTLSTTLVKGDVRISTVEHLLSAFAGLGIDNAYVDVSAPEVPIMDGSAGPFVFLIQSAGVQEQEASKRFIRIKRPLQVEDGDKWARFEPHDGFKVTFTIDFDHPVFDKDSQTASIEFSSTSFVKEIARARTFGFMRDIEMLRKNRLALGGSMDNAIVVDKFRVLNEDGLRSGDEFVKHKILDAIGDLYLLGHSLIGSFTGYKSGHGLNNHLLRELLKARDAWEMVSFEDEGYAPISYMRTAPAAR